In Plasmodium sp. gorilla clade G2 genome assembly, contig: PADLG01_00_39, whole genome shotgun sequence, the following are encoded in one genomic region:
- a CDS encoding transcription factor with AP2 domain(s), putative — protein sequence MMNSTGEIRNLCLNVFNAVKKKCDEDIESNDDKKRNCDNSSDMIEKIKNNDDIVIDDNNIDDNDINDNNIDDNDINDNNIDDNHINDNHINDNHIDDIHIDDNHIDDNHLSDKKKYYKSKKNEQYKDINKLNKQSSLINKKEGKDNTSVPINSKGKSISKSNSKWMNEIIKKEYNKKKNEKNKKNIDDNKKIKDENKKKYEENKKKYDENKKKYDEIKKKYDENKKLFEENKKKSGESKKKNEYNKKNNLENKKDVKYNFNRTNYFVPNEMNEKIYKNNYTNIENRNELRNNIPTYTMNDNNNNNNINRSNRNENNLSFLNSGYEEKSSYVYNYEEKLNVSCRFFIEESNPYELDIRMLKENCLTVFELLYREKRKWCSLYISTTNGPMSNFNYHLFKILCSDDEIYMYFFLFKKFIFSCYIYFNLVSIQIYSNFLNNDENEICHDFKNVINTNVEPTNNKIDKVCNDIVHSNNNSNMSSNTYNISKKKKNLTYDINEQEKNKIQDDILLNKKNKYICPNFFSNSTNILSQNINSYNINNSNGYSSFPNTYRDKNNNIYDDTYDKRNYMYFKNMNNFSNIKDEDEKLFNFIYDPSKHLCGNKINYCSSYFHFFDKNQEDIKKKLQLFINTHSPTMVNVTEKWNNFYENKNKIYSFVEKFKDIKVSSIDRFKKDTTEKFINAFVETFSCSNRIHWGNQKEVEEDNDGDYDDKKKEEQQEEEEAEEIVNHDNNNNDGNNMNDGNNMNGDNNMKDGNNMKDDNKKNDDNKKNDDNNINDDNKNNNDEEEEEKKKKSIHLSATQYI from the coding sequence ATGATGAATTCAACAGGAGAAATAAGAAATTTATGCTTAAATGTTTTTAATGCAGTTAAGAAAAAGTGTGATGAAGACATTGAATcgaatgatgataaaaaaaggaattgTGATAATAGCTCAGATATGATAGAGAAGatcaaaaataatgatgatattgttatagatgataataatatagatgataatgatataaatgataataatatagatgataatgatataaatgataataatatagatgacAATCATATAAATGACAATCATATAAATGACAATCATATAGATGACATCCATATAGATGACAACCATATAGATGACAACCATTTAAgtgataagaaaaaatattacaaatccaaaaaaaatgaacaatataaagatataaacaaattaaaCAAACAGTCttctttaataaataaaaaagaagggAAGGATAATACATCTGTTCCTATTAATAGTAAAGGAAAAAGTATATCAAAAAGTAATAGTAAGTGGATGAATGAAATTATCAAGAAAGAAtacaataaaaagaaaaatgaaaagaacaaaaaaaatatcgatgataataaaaagataaaagatgaaaacaaaaaaaaatatgaagaaaataaaaaaaaatatgatgaaaataaaaaaaaatatgatgaaattaaaaaaaaatatgatgaaaataaaaaactatttgaagaaaataaaaaaaaaagtggagagagcaaaaaaaagaatgaatataataaaaaaaataatttagaaaataaaaaagatgttaaatataattttaatagaaCTAATTATTTTGTTCCTAACGAAATGAatgagaaaatatataaaaataattacaccaatatagaaaatagaaatgaattaagaaataatattccTACATATACaatgaatgataataataataataataatataaatagaagtaatagaaatgaaaataatttgtcTTTCTTAAATTCAGGATATGAAGAAAAGtcatcatatgtatataattatgaagaGAAATTAAATGTGTCTTGTAGATTTTTTATAGAAGAATCTAACCCATATGAATTAGATATAAGAATGTTAAAAGAAAATTGTCTAACAGTTTTTGAACTTTTATAtagagaaaaaagaaaatggtGTTCACTATATATATCTACAACGAATGGACCTATGTCTAATTTTAATTATCATTTGTTTAAGATATTATGTAGTGATGATgagatatatatgtatttcttcttattcaagaaatttattttttcctgttatatatattttaatttagtaagtatacaaatatattctaattttttgaataatgatgaaaatgaaatatgTCATGATTTTAAGAATGTAATAAATACAAACGTGGAAccaacaaataataaaattgataaGGTTTGTAATGATATTGTtcatagtaataataatagtaatatgtCATCTaatacttataatatatcgaaaaaaaaaaaaaatttaacttatgatataaatgaacaagaaaaaaataaaatacaagatgatatattattgaataaaaaaaataaatatatatgcccaaatttttttagtaattcaacaaatatattatcacaaaatattaatagttataatataaataattcgaATGGATATTCATCATTTCCTAATACATATAGagataagaataataatatatatgatgatacatatgataaaagaaattatatgtattttaaaaatatgaataatttctcaaatattaaagatgaagatgagaagttatttaattttatttatgatcCTTCAAAACATTTATGTggtaacaaaataaattattgttcaagttattttcatttttttgataaaaatcaagaagatattaaaaaaaagttacagttatttataaatacacaTTCACCTACTATGGTAAATGTTACAGAGAAGtggaataatttttatgagaataaaaataaaatatactcTTTTGTAGAAAAgtttaaagatataaaagtTTCTTCGATTGATCGTTTTAAGAAGGATACAACAGAGAAATTTATAAATGCCTTTGTTGAGACTTTTTCTTGCTCCAATCGTATTCATTGGGGGAATCAAAAGGAGGTAGAAGAAGACAATGATGGtgattatgatgataaaaaaaaggaagagcaacaagaagaagaagaagcaGAAGAAATAGTAAATCacgacaataataataatgatggtaataatatgaatgatggtaataatatgaatggtgataataatatgaaggatggtaataatatgaaagatgataacaaaaaaaatgatgataacaaaaaaaatgatgataataatataaatgatgataataaaaataataatgatgaagaagaagaagaaaaaaaaaaaaaatctatcCACTTATCAGCAacacaatatatatga
- a CDS encoding DNA repair helicase,putative, with product MDVETLSEIGKGNSVGQNIHFCPFYATREIQMNVILFLLPYNYLFEESTLSFKLKDTDLNFFLEALKATLTILEKVNEIDKEIKDKINIDELFILNRTMIELLNKYTNDFKLSQMDVKNINRFIASIDHVKKAFGILFSDIVKNCIEYFNLYINEEKINNTDTYNNYNNNYNNNNNNNNNSVGGSVDSMNFINSGKYYDGMNRFIKKKIAYDNNNNDIFGNNNIYSNTPSNTLNNNNNNNNNNNSGVCKTISLLCFSATASLCGIIKEKINSIIVTSGTLSPIEPFSKQLSGNYFSFKHILENDHVIKSHQLFVGCMTHYNNQILLSTYENRANENYIRSLGNCIFDIIVCIPYGVLIFFSSYSSMTETVNSWKRMKIYDKINTYKTIFVEPNKATDLKDILDQYEILIKKKRKGAILMGVCRGKISEGIDFKDDCCRGVIICGLPYGNVYDSKIIFKKEFLDNFKYNKIEEGSNTSNITSNNNISKGNKWYNEEAMRSINQSIGRVIRHKNDYGAIFFLDSRFSNNQRIKEISKWVRTHFRIYRDVEQIQSDIDKFFELFKGLNDRLQLESDQNKNQTSNKTKLMNNYNDNIYDINNSNTISEGGFTSKDNNQSIEKANNNSSTKLIGKNFQDCFIKSDKNKKSNKHDMAQNKFSFNPSKKMKNQPKILSMIQNITKGKNPEKKSIYIDNKNENDIDTQNNNNNNNNNNNNIFKNKEQSDVNNKCSSLKLDNAKLLIASFREILKKDIYDKFFELIKETKKKSNEKKYEILINNILELITQNFIKGNKEIKNLNISDEKQKHILFNDIMNDQELIHIWKLLIKLINNFFPVQEKEKCFFILQKRFKERTTDFDELEKYVYNYRLEKIEII from the exons CATTAACCATATTAGAAAAAGTAAATGAAAtagataaagaaataaaagataaaattaatattgatgaattatttattttgaatagAA CTATGattgaattattaaataaatatacaaatgattttaaattatctCAAATggatgtaaaaaatattaatagatTTATAGCTAGTATAGATCATGTTAAAAAAGCATTTGGTATATTATTTAGTGATATAGTAAAAAATTGtattgaatattttaatttatatataaatgaagaaaagatAAACAATACAGACACATACAATAATTACAACAATAAttacaacaacaataataataataataataatagtgttGGTGGTAGTGTGGATTCTatgaattttattaatagtGGTAAATATTATGATGGTATGAAtcgttttataaaaaaaaaaattgcatatgacaataataataatgatatatttggaaataataatatttatagtaATACACCATCAAATACattaaacaataataataataataataataataataatagtggtGTATGCAAAACTATTTCTTTGTTGTGTTTTTCAGCTACAGCTAGCTTATGtggaataataaaagaaaaaattaattccATAATAGTAACCTCTGGAACTCTTTCACCTATTGAACCATTTTCAAAACAATTAAGTGggaattatttttcttttaaacatatattagaAAATGATCATGTTATAAAATCACATCAATTATTTGTAGGATGCATGactcattataataatcaaatattattatcaacatatgaaaatagagcaaatgaaaattatattcgATCCTTAGGAAATTGtatttttgatattattGTTTGTATTCCTTATGGagtgttaatatttttttcatcatatagCTCAATGACTGAAACTGTGAATTCATGGAAGAGAATGAAAATATacgataaaataaatacatataaaacaatatttGTGGAACCTAATAAAGCTACAGatttaaaagatattttaGATCAATATGAAattcttattaaaaaaaaaagaaaaggtgCTATACTTATGGGTGTGTGTCGAGGTAAAATATCTGAAGGAATAGATTTTAAAGATGATTGTTGTCGTGGTGTTATAATTTGTGGATTACCTTATGGTAATGTATATGAtagtaaaataatttttaaaaaagaatttctagataattttaaatataataaaattgaagAAGGTTCTAATACTTCAAATATaacatcaaataataatatatccaaAGGAAATAAATGGTATAATGAAGAAGCTATGAGATCAATTAATCAATCTATAGGAAGGGTTATTAGacataaaaatgattatggagcgattttttttttagattcACGTTTTTCTAATAATCAAAGAATTAAAGAAATATCTAAATGGGTTAGAACACATTTTAGAATTTATAGAGATGTAGAACAAATACAAAGTGATATAGATAAATTctttgaattatttaaagGTTTAAATGATAGATTACAATTAGAAAgtgatcaaaataaaaatcaaacatctaataaaacaaaactaatgaataattataatgataatatatacgatattaataatagtaatacaATAAGTGAAGGAGGTTTTACTAGTAAAGATAATAATCAATCTATAGAAAAagcaaataataatagttcaACTAAATTAATAGGAAAAAATTTTCAAGattgttttattaaaagtgataaaaataaaaaatcaaataaacATGATATGGcacaaaataaattttcatttaatcccagcaaaaaaatgaaaaaccAACCGAAAATTTTAAGTATGATacaaaatattacaaaaggGAAAAAtccagaaaaaaaaagtatatatatagataataaaaatgaaaatgatatagacacacaaaataataacaacaataataataataataataataatatttttaaaaataaagaacaatCAGATGTTAACAATAAATGTAGTAGCTTAAAATTAGATAATGCTAAATTATTAATAGCATCCTTCagagaaatattaaaaaaagatatatatgataaattttttgaacttattaaagaaacaaaaaaaaaaagtaatgaaaagaaatatgaaatattaattaataatatactaGAATTAATTActcaaaattttataaaaggaaataaaGAAATCAAAAATCTTAATATTTCAgatgaaaaacaaaaacatattctttttaatgatattatGAATGATCAagaattaatacatatatggaAATTacttattaaattaataaataatttctttccagttcaagaaaaagaaaaatgctTTTTTATCCTACAGAAAAGATTTAAAGAAAGAACAACAGATTTTGATGAACTTGAAAAATATGTGTACAATTATAGGTTAGAAAAAATtgaaatcatataa